The DNA region GGTCAGTGTGGACATCCTCAGAAACACCTGGATGGTTTCATGTCAGTCGACCCAGGCAACATAAAGTGTGGAATTTTCAaaactcttttttattttagctttatctttcttttaatttaattcgTATAGCGTATGGCGAATTTTAAATCTAATGAGGGAAACGTCAGTTTATTCCTAATTTTACCTTTCATTAAACTGTGTTACTGcaatcaaaacaaacataaatccCTTCATAGCGTTCCTTAAAATCATGCTGTACATCAGTCATCTGTATAACTGTGAGAAAAGGCTGACCTACATATTGTTTTTGTACAAGAAAGTTTAGAAACATTACAaattgaacaaaacaaaaaaagacaaaaacaacaaatagtacaaagaaaaaggttttttttgtaaacattttATGAAATCCAGTGCTTTCTTAAGCtgaaatgactttttaaaaaacctATATGGGTCTGATAAACCAGGTCTATATATGATTTTCACTCCCCCTCTTCCTTTATAACACATAATTTTAGATCACAGTAGGCCCTCTGTACAGTCAGTGCCCCTCTCATATATACCTACTGTAGCTAAAGTTAAGCAGAAAGATGCAAACTCATGTTGGACCTCCTATCCGCTGTGACGCAGCGCACAGTCCTGGCTGGAGCCGCTGCTCCTCGCTTCCCGCTGGCATTCAGGCTTTTGCGCTTCATGCTTCCAGTGCGCCTTCCCCCGTGCCTGTCGTCCGGTTACTGGGGTCCATCGGGGGCTCCCCCAGGTGAACACAAGGATCACACCCATACAACAGCCCGAACAAGGGGGGATGACTGAAAGAAGTTGTGTGATCCAGAAAACCCGGCGGTTCTGACGGTGCTGTTTCCAAGAGGCGCAGTCCtccataaaacaaaatgatgtctGCTATAGAGACTGGTGCCCCCGTGTACCAACCTGCACAGCTGCTCAACTGGGTCTATATGTCTTTGCAAGACACTCAAAGCAGCACTTTCGATGCGTTCAAAGCCGAGTCGGACGCCTCTCCTCAGGACATGAGCATCTCCAAGCGCAGCGCAGCTGATCTGAGCGCCAACTATCTCAACAACTTCTTCCATCTGAGGAGTGAGGTAGAATTCACGTCGCTCATAGTCCTGATTAACACTTTGCATGGCTTTGTTGAAACTTTCATCCActcattcatcttttttttccttcctgcatGTCAAACATCTCTCTCCTAGATGAATATGAAAGGCACATATTTCACTCCAGGTTATTTTGGTTGCCCATACAGTAAACCTCACCTGCATGCCTTCATTGGGTCGCACTGTGGTGAGTGGGTAGTACATGAATATGTGTTTTGTACCCTGGTATAGTGCCTGAGTGTGTTCAGACTGTTCTGGTGTCAGTGTGCAGCTGGAGGGGGGAATGGCAGGTTGAGAAAGACCTCTCACaaggttttttaaaaatgttagaGTTCACCCTGGCCGGCCTCTGCTTGGTCAGAGGAGTGTGTTCACTCAGTGCTGCTTCATTTGATACTGACCCATTTAGGAAAAAGTAGCTCATTAAAAATTGAGTTCTGAATGTTGGCAcaaattaaatctaaatttacTCTGCTTTAACTTAAAGTCActctttttagtttaaaaatgacacaatgtaCAGTAATGGCACACATGCCGCAGACATGCAGTGGTTTCATGTCTCATGCAGAACATTACCCACATGTGCATCTGATCACAATCCTCTTTCTGTGATGCCTTCAGAGTAAACAGCCAGTGTCTGCAGGCTGTTCTTCATGTTTGCCCCTGCGGTGCCATAGCACCCGTCTCCTCCAGAGGCACAATGATGCTGATTGTGCCATGTCAATGCAACAAGTTAAAGGCACGCACGACAAAGGCATTTTGTTCAGACGAGGAAACGGACACTATTGGCCCCACAGTGTAAATGCAGTAAGGGCAGCACATCTGCAGAGCTGAAATAATGTCGGCTActgtcacagacacaaacaggagAATCAATCAGGGTGATGGACTGACACGCTGCCTCGAATGCTCTTTCACTGTAGAGTCAGCACAACAAtaatctttctctctctgacaggCCTTGAACAACAATTTCTACAAGAGCTCCTCGCCCTACGGGTCCCTCAACAATATCGTGGACGGCCTGAGCTCTCTGGCGGACCATTTCTCAGACCTCTCCCTGTCCCCCGAGACACGCAAGCCCAGCAAAAGGCCGCCGCCCAACTACCTGTGCCACCTCTGCTTCAACAAAGGCCATTACATCAAAGATTGCCCTCAGGTGAGCCAGTCAGTGGTGCTGTACGTCAGTCAGGTGCAGAAACTGCTGAGCACTGTGTGGGTTGTTAAAGCTGTCCATCAAATACACCACATGAAGTGAAAATCACAACGTGAATATGATCTGATTGCAGATGTAGATAGACTCTTCACCCCCTTTTGAAAACCTAATCgtaataaaactgtaaatccaAGTTAGAATATTACATCTGTATTATTTTTCCAGTGTGAAATAGATTCCTCAGCACATATTTGAGTTCAGTGTACCACCCCAGGTTGGTAATGAGCAGCAGATGCCAGATTGGATCTCGGAGCTGGCCTTAATGAAAGATGATAGGTTTCTCTGTGGAACTAGGCACGACCTCTACTCCAAACACGAGAGAAATAATACCACTGCTTTATGTGCAGCTGCGGTTCCCCATTGATCATGTTCGGAGGGAAATGCCTGACATTTGTTAGGTGTAATGGAAATAATCACATGACTGATGGACAGGATGTGTCCAAGAAGTGATGTAGCGAAAAGTAGAAATTCAAATAGCTGGTAAACCCTTACTGGTAAATCATATAAAGGAGTCATATGAAGTGTTATTGCTTCCTTTTGTGAGGCAAACAGAGCATTTAAAAGCTGCAACTTAATTCCATGGATGATGATTGAGTGATCTGCTGgcagtttaaagggacagttcaccctcaaataaaaaaacaacaacatgtttttcctcttacctgtagtgctatgtattaatctagattattttggtgtgagttgctgggtgttggagatatcgactgtagagatgtctgccttctatcaaatataatggaactagatggcactcggcttgtggtgctcaaaacgccaaacaaaaaaaatacatttgaaaaactcaacagcaatgtctctttccagaaatcatgaccagcttactcaagataatcggcagaccttgttgtgagcagtttcatgtaggaactatttttctagggaactacacccaccaaccaaatcgccgcacagaaggaagtgcgcatctactgctagctcacctagcaccgctGAGCTAGCTGACGTTatagctcagctgaggaggatgccatgAATActtacatctcacgctgtcataACTATGAGCCACTTGCCCATGAGTagtaatccacagaccttaatgtgagcagtttcatgtaggaactattttctttatattgaactacacccaccaaccgtatcactgtgcagaaggaagtgtgcatctactcacggCCAAGAGGATCATGCCTATGACAGCGTGAAATGTAAACTttgatagtgtcctcagctgaGTTgaaacgttagctagctcattggtactaggtgagctagcagtagatgacCGCTTCCTTCTGAGTGGTGATATAGTTGGTCggtagaaggaaaatagttcctacatgaaactgctcacaacaaggtctgtggattatcttgagtaactgggtcatgatttctgaaatgagacattgctgttgagtgttTCAAATGTGctttttggcactttaagcaccacaagctgagtaccatttagttccattatactcaacagaaggcagacatctcgaAGGCCAATATCTCAAACACTTAGCAacagagatgtaccgatacgttttccttcccgataccgattatgatccctgaaccttaggtatctgccgataccgagtaccgatgCGATACCAGCacgtataaaaaaaaaataaaaat from Epinephelus fuscoguttatus linkage group LG20, E.fuscoguttatus.final_Chr_v1 includes:
- the LOC125880896 gene encoding zinc finger CCHC domain-containing protein 24-like, with the protein product MMSAIETGAPVYQPAQLLNWVYMSLQDTQSSTFDAFKAESDASPQDMSISKRSAADLSANYLNNFFHLRSEALNNNFYKSSSPYGSLNNIVDGLSSLADHFSDLSLSPETRKPSKRPPPNYLCHLCFNKGHYIKDCPQARPKGEGLTPYQGKKRCFGEYKCPKCKRKWMSGNSWANMGQECIKCHINVYPHKQRPLEKPDGLDVSDQSKEHPQHLCEKCKVLGYYCRRVQ